The genomic stretch TGCGGCACGGGCTGCCGAGTCTTGAGCGCATGGCCGACGAGGGTCGGCCGTGGGCCCGGCTGGCGGGGCGGGCGCCGGCCGACGCGGTCGAGCAGCTGTGCCTGACCAATGTGGTCCAGCAGTTGGAGCATCTGCGGGCCCACGAGTCGGTGTCACAGGCGCTGCGGGAGGGGGTGCTGGAACTGCACGGGATGTACTTCCACGTGGGCGAGGCGCAGGCGTATCTGCTCACCGACGCGTCCAGCGCGGAGGAGTTCGACCGTGTGACCGACGCGGACGGTCTGCGCAGTCCGGCGCAGTCCGGGCCCCGCGCGCCCCGGTGAGCCTACGTACTCCCCGCTCAGCGGGGACCGGATGTCTCCCCCGGGCGGGGCGGGGCGGGGACCGGATTGCACGGGGCGGCCTCACCGCGGAGGAAGGAGAGGCCGGTGACCGGCAGGAAGCTCCCGTCGGGCTGGCGCTGCCCCATCTTCTCGACGGCCAGGGAGTCCCCGCGCCGCAGGTCGAACACCCGGCCGGGGCCCCCATCCGCATCGGAGCGGCCCCGGACCGCCTCCCCCCGGGGCTGGGTGCACTCGTAGCCGTCCGGCACATCGTCCACGACCACGTGGATGCCGTGTGCCTTGAGCCGTTCGACGAGTCCGTCCGGCAGAGTGCCGCCGAGGCCGAACTCGTTCATGGTGACCGTCAAGGTCCCGTCCGGGTGCGACACCACCGCGTAGGCCGGGCTTTCGGCGGGGGAGCCCGGAACCAGCACCCAGGCGCCCGCGACGGCGGCGCAGGCCAGGGCGACGAGGCCGAGCCTCGGCGCGGTGAGGGCCGTACGGCGGCGGCGCCACACGGACGTCGGCGCCCCGTCCGTCGTACGGTCCTCCGCCGCAAGGTCCCCCGCGCGCAGGTCGATCTCGCGGTGCAGTTCTGCGAGCAGTCGGTCCTCGAATGTCGGCCTGGTGGTCATGCCTCTCCCCCGGTTTCTCCGGTGACGTATGACAGGGATGTGCCGCGGGGTCCGTCGGCGGGCTCGTCCGCCGCCCGGCGCAGCGACTTGCGCGCGCGGTGCAGCCGTACGCGGGCCGTGACCTGGGTGATGCCCAGTGCGGCGGCGGCCTCGGGAACCGTCAGCTGGTCGACCACGATCAGCTCCAGAACGGCTCGCTCCCCCGCGGGGAGCCGTTCCAGGGCGGCGAGGGCGCGGCGGCCGGGGCTCTCCGCGTCGAGCTTGTCCTCCAGGCGGGCGATATCGTCGGGTTCCAGGAGCCGCCGGCCGGAGATGCGCCGGTCGCGGGCGGTCTCGCGGGCCACCCGGCGGTACTCGCCCGCGACGACGTTGCGGGCGATCCCGTAGAGCCAGGCGGTCTCGCTGCCCCGTCCCGGGCGGTAGGTGTGGGCGGAGTCGAGGACCGCGAGGAAGATCTCGGCGGTGAGGTCGGCGACCGTGTGCGGGTCCGCCACACGCCGGGCCACAAAGGACGTCATGGCGTCCACATGGCGCCGGTAGAACTCCTCGAAGAGTTCAGGGTCGCGAACGGCCGCCTGCGGCCCGCCCCGTATCCCTTCCACTCGGAACTCCCTTCTCGTGGGTGGCGTTACACCCGTACTTGGGCCGGAGTGTGAGAGGCGTTACAGACCATGAACTCTGCCTGGTCGACGTCCGTGAGTACGTGTGACTCCGGCCGCCGAAGCCGACGTACGAGAGAGACCCCACGAGACCCACAACAGGTCTAAACCAATTTCCCGTCGGCCCTTGTCATCGAGCCCCCGGGTCTGATGAGCTGTGGCCTGGGACACAACGGACACCCTGGGAAAGGGAGATGTCGTGAGCAATGAAAGCCTGGCCAACCTCTTGAAGGAGGAGCGACGCTTCGCGCCGCCCGCTGACCTGGCCGCGAACGCCAACGTCACGGCGGAGGCGTACGAACAGGCCAAGGCTGACAGGCTCGGCTTCTGGGCCGAGCAGGCCCGTCGGCTGACCTGGGCCAAGGAGCCGACCGAGACGCTGGACTGGTCGAACCCGCCGTTCGCGAAGTGGTTCAAGGACGGCGAGCTCAATGTCGCGTACAACTGCGTGGACCGGCATGTGGAGGCCGGGCTCGGAGACCGGGTCGCCATCCACTTCGAGGGGGAGCCCGGCGACAGCCGCGCCATCACCTACGCCGAGCTCAAGGACGAGGTCTCCAAGGCGGCGAACGCGCTGCTGGAGCTGGGTGTCCGCAAGGGCGACCGGGTCGCCGTCTACATGCCGATGATCCCCGAGACGGCCGTGGCGATGCTCGCCTGCGCCCGGATCGGCGCCGCGCACTCCGTCGTCTTCGGCGGCTTCTCCGCGGACGCGCTCGCGACCCGTATCCAGGACGCCGACGCCAAGGTCGTCATCACCTCCGACGGCGGTTACCGGCGCGGCAAGCCGTCCGCGCTCAAGCCGGCCGTGGACGAGGCGATCGACCGCGTCGACAACGTGGAGCATGTGCTCGTCGTGCGGCGCACCGGCCAGGACGTCGCCTGGAACGACAGCCGTGACGTGTGGTGGCACGAGATCGTCGAGCGGCAGTCCGCCGAGCACACCCCCGAGGCCTTCGAGGCCGAGCACCCGCTCTTCATCCTCTACACGTCCGGTACGACGGGTAAGCCGAAGGGCATCCTGCACACCTCCGGCGGCTACCTCACCCAGGTCGCGTACACCCACCACGCCGTCTTCGACCTCAAGCCGGAGACCGACGTGTTCTGGTGCACGGCCGACGTCGGCTGGGTCACGGGGCACTCATACATCGTCTACGGGCCGCTCGCGAACGGCGCCACGCAGGTCATGTACGAGGGCACGCCGGACACCCCGCACCAGGGTCGCTGGTGGGAGATCGTGCAGAAGTACGGGGTCACCATCCTGTACACGGCGCCGACCGCCATTCGTACGTTCATGAAGTGGGGCGACGACATCCCCGCGAAGTTCGACCTGTCCTCCCTCCGCATCCTCGGTTCCGTCGGTGAGCCCATCAACCCCGAGGCCTGGATCTGGTACCGCAAGCACATCGGCGCCGACACCAAGCCGATCGTCGACACGTGGTGGCAGACCGAGACCGGCGCGATGATGATCTCGCCGCTGCCCGGCGTCACCGAGACCAAGCCCGGTTCCGCCCAGACCCCGCTGCCCGGTATCGCCGCGACCGTCGTCGACGACGAGGCCAACGAGGTGCCGAACGGCGGTGGCGGCTATCTGGTCCTGACCGAGCCGTGGCCGTCGATGCTGCGCACCATCTGGGGCGACGACCAGCGCTTCCTCGACACCTACTGGGCGCGTTTCGAGGGCAAGTACTTCGCCGGTGACGGCGCGAAGAAGGACGAGGACGGCGACGTCTGGCTGCTCGGCCGGGTCGACGACGTCATGCTCGTGTCCGGCCACAACATCTCCACCACCGAGGTCGAGTCGGCGCTCGTGTCGCACCCCTCGGTCGCCGAGGCGGCCGTCGTCGGCGCGGCGGACGAGACGACCGGGCAGGCCATCGTCGCCTTCGTGATCCTCAGGGGTACGGCGGCGGAGACCGAGGACCTGGTGGCGGAGCTGCGCAACCACGTGGGCGCGACGCTCGGCCCGATCGCCAAGCCCCAGCGGATCCTGCCGGTGGCGGAGCTGCCGAAGACCCGCTCCGGCAAGATCATGCGCCGACTGCTGCGGGACATCGCGGAGAACCGTGAGCTGGGCGACGTCACCACGCTGACCGACTCCACGGTCATGGACCTCATCCAGGCCAAGCTGCCGGCCGCGCCCAGCGAGGACTGAGCGGGCCGTCACACCGCGGGGAGCGTCCGGCGCCGGGCGCTCCCCGACGTGCGTCACGGGGTCCGCCGTATGCCTGCCGCGCACAGGTTAGGTACGCTAAGAAAACGTAAAATCGCTAAAGGTGCGCCGGGAAGTCTGGTCGGCAAGTGTTTGTGCTGCCCACTTTCCGGAGGTTCCCGTGTCCGCGCCCCACACCAGCCGCAAGGTTCTCGGACGGCTGTCCCTGCCCGAGCGGACCTTCGTCGCGGACGCGCTGCGCACCGAGACCGTCGGCGGTGTGCTGCTGCTCGTGGCCGCCGTCGCGGCGCTGGTCTGGGCGAACGTCCCGGCACTGAGCGACAGCTACGACAGCGTCAGCCACTACCACATCGGGCCCGCCGCGCTCGGCCTCGATCTGTCGGTCGCGCACTGGGCCGCCGACGGACTGCTCGCGATCTTCTTCTTCGTCGCCGGGATCGAACTCAAGCGAGAGCTGGTCGCCGGTGACCTCAGGGACCCGAAGGCCGCCGTACTGCCGGTGGTGGCCGCGCTGTGCGGAATGGCCGTACCAGCGCTCGTCTACGTCCTCACCAACGTCGTCGGCGACGGCTCCCTGGACGGCTGGGCCGTGCCCACCGCCACCGACATCGCCTTCGCGCTCGCCGTGCTCGCCGTCATCGGCACCTCCCTGCCGAGCGCGCTGCGCGCCTTCCTGCTCACCCTCGCCGTCGTCGACGACCTCTTCGCGATCCTGATCATCGCGATCTTCTTCACCGACACCCTGAACTTCGCCGCGCTCGGCGGCGCCGTGGCCGGTCTCGCGGTCTTCTGGCTGCTGCTGCGCAAGAACGTCCGCGGCTGGTACGTCTACGTCCCGCTCGCGCTCGTGATCTGGGCGCTGATGTACAACAGCGGCATCCACGCCACCATCGCCGGTGTCGCCATGGGCCTGATGCTGCGCTGCCACCCGCACGAGGGCGAGCAGCACTCCCCCGGCGAGCACATCGAGCACCTGGTCCGGCCGCTCTCGGCGGGCCTGGCGGTACCGCTGTTCGCCCTGTTCAGCGCCGGTGTCGCCGTCTCGGGCGGGGCGCTCGGCGAGGTGTTCACCCGGCCGGAGACCCTGGGCGTCGTGCTCGGACTCGTCGTCGGCAAGGCGGTCGGCATCTTCGGCGGTACCTGGCTGACGGCCCGCTTCACCAAAGCCTCCCTCAGCGACGAACTGGCCTGGGCGGACGTCTTCGCGGTGGCGACTCTGGCCGGCATCGGCTTCACCGTCTCGCTGCTCATCGACGAGCTCGCCTTCGAGGGCGACGCCACCCTGACGGACGAGGTCAAGGCTGCCGTTCTGCTGGGCTCCCTCATCGCGGCGACCCTGGCGACCGTGCTGCTGAAGATACGGAACAGCCGGTACCGCAGGATGACCGAGGACGAGGAGCGCGACGAGGACCTCTCCGGCGTCCCCGACATCTACGAGCAGGACGATCCGGAGTACCACCTGCGGATGGCCGCCATCCATGAGCGCAAGGCTGCCGAGCACCGCCGGATCGCCGAGGAGAAGGCGGCGGAGAGGGCCGCGGAGCTTGCGCGGCTTGCCGAAGTGGCGGGCGGGGCAGGCGAGGAGAACAACCGTCGGGCATGATCTGACGGGACGGTACAAAAGACGAGACCTCACCCAGACGGTCAGAAGTCACAAGAGGGAGAACGCGATGAGCGCACCCGACGGCAGCCCGGTCGGCGCCGAACGCAGCATCGGCCAGCTGTTCGCCTCGGCGACGACCGAGATGTCGGCCTTGGTGCACGACGAGATCGCTCTGGCCAAGGCGCAGCTCAAGCGGGACGTGAAGCGCGGCGCGACCAGCGGCGGCGCGTTCGTGGTGGCCGGCGCGGTGCTGCTGTTCTCCCTGCCGATGCTCAACTTCGCCCTGGCGTACGGCATCCGGACCTGGAGCGACTGGAATCTCGCCCTCTGCTTCCTGCTCTCCTTCGCCGCGAACGTGCTCATCGCCGTGGCCCTCGCGCTCATCGGCGTCGTCTTCGCGAAGAAGGCCAAGAAGGGCAAGGGCCCGCAGAAGGTCGCCGCCTCGATGAAGGAGACGGCGGGCGTCCTTCAGAACGCCAAGCCGCACCCGCGTCCGGCGCCGGCCCTGGAGGACCGGTCGCCCGCCGCGCTCGAGCCTGTGGCACGCTCGTCGTCATGACGGACCCTGCCCCCACCCCTCCGGCGCAGCCTGCCTCGGTCGCACGACTCGATGGTCCCTGGACCCATCGGGACGTGGCGGCCAATGGTGCGCGCTTCCATATCGCCGAGATGGGCGACGGGCCGCTGGTCCTGCTCCTGCACGGCTTCCCGCAGTTCTGGTGGACCTGGCGGCACCAGCTCCCGGCGCTCGCCGACGCCGGGTTCCGGGCCGTCGCCATGGACCTGCGCGGGGTCGGCGGCAGCGACCGCACCCCGCGCGGGTACGACCCCGCCAACCTGGCACTCGACATCACCGGAGTGATCCGCTCCCTCGGCGAGCCGGACGCCGCCCTCGTCGGCCACGACCTGGGCGGCTATCTGGCGTGGACGGCGGCGGTGATGCGCCCGAAGCTGGTACGGCGGCTCGCGGTCGCCTCGATGCCGCATCCGCGGCGCTGGCGCTCGGCGATGCTCGCGGACGTCAAGCAGACGACCGCCGGCTCCTACATCTGGGGGTTCCAGCGGCCCTGGATCCCGGAGCGGCAGCTCACCGCCGACGACGGGGCGCTGGTGGGGCGGCTGATCCGGGACTGGTCCGGGCCGCGGCTGCCGGAGGACGACGCGGTGGACATGTACCGCCGTGCGATGTGCATCCCCTCGACCGCGCACTGCTCGATCGAGCCGTACCGCTGGATGGTCCGCTCGCTGGCCCGTCCCGACGGCATCCAGTTCAACCGTCGGATGAAGCGCCCGGTCCGGGTGCCCACGCTGCATCTGCACGGCTCCCTGGACCCCGTGCTGCGCACCCGCAGCGCGGCAGGATCCGGCGAGTACGTCGAAGCCCCGTACCGCTGGCGCCTGTTCGACGGCCTGGGACACTTCCCGCATGAGGAGGATCCCGTCGCTTTCTCCGCGGAACTCGTCAATTGGCTGAAGGATCCTGAACCGGACAGATGAGTACGGCCGGTCCGACCCGGTCGGTGACCGTTCGGACGCTGCCGGTATCCAGATCTGAACACCTGTACTACGAACAGCCAATTGCCCGGCGCATAGGCCAATTGGGGGCCCTGGGGGCGGTTATCGACCTTGGGGCAGGGGCAGA from Streptomyces davaonensis JCM 4913 encodes the following:
- a CDS encoding RNA polymerase sigma factor — translated: MEGIRGGPQAAVRDPELFEEFYRRHVDAMTSFVARRVADPHTVADLTAEIFLAVLDSAHTYRPGRGSETAWLYGIARNVVAGEYRRVARETARDRRISGRRLLEPDDIARLEDKLDAESPGRRALAALERLPAGERAVLELIVVDQLTVPEAAAALGITQVTARVRLHRARKSLRRAADEPADGPRGTSLSYVTGETGGEA
- the acs gene encoding acetate--CoA ligase: MSNESLANLLKEERRFAPPADLAANANVTAEAYEQAKADRLGFWAEQARRLTWAKEPTETLDWSNPPFAKWFKDGELNVAYNCVDRHVEAGLGDRVAIHFEGEPGDSRAITYAELKDEVSKAANALLELGVRKGDRVAVYMPMIPETAVAMLACARIGAAHSVVFGGFSADALATRIQDADAKVVITSDGGYRRGKPSALKPAVDEAIDRVDNVEHVLVVRRTGQDVAWNDSRDVWWHEIVERQSAEHTPEAFEAEHPLFILYTSGTTGKPKGILHTSGGYLTQVAYTHHAVFDLKPETDVFWCTADVGWVTGHSYIVYGPLANGATQVMYEGTPDTPHQGRWWEIVQKYGVTILYTAPTAIRTFMKWGDDIPAKFDLSSLRILGSVGEPINPEAWIWYRKHIGADTKPIVDTWWQTETGAMMISPLPGVTETKPGSAQTPLPGIAATVVDDEANEVPNGGGGYLVLTEPWPSMLRTIWGDDQRFLDTYWARFEGKYFAGDGAKKDEDGDVWLLGRVDDVMLVSGHNISTTEVESALVSHPSVAEAAVVGAADETTGQAIVAFVILRGTAAETEDLVAELRNHVGATLGPIAKPQRILPVAELPKTRSGKIMRRLLRDIAENRELGDVTTLTDSTVMDLIQAKLPAAPSED
- the nhaA gene encoding Na+/H+ antiporter NhaA yields the protein MSAPHTSRKVLGRLSLPERTFVADALRTETVGGVLLLVAAVAALVWANVPALSDSYDSVSHYHIGPAALGLDLSVAHWAADGLLAIFFFVAGIELKRELVAGDLRDPKAAVLPVVAALCGMAVPALVYVLTNVVGDGSLDGWAVPTATDIAFALAVLAVIGTSLPSALRAFLLTLAVVDDLFAILIIAIFFTDTLNFAALGGAVAGLAVFWLLLRKNVRGWYVYVPLALVIWALMYNSGIHATIAGVAMGLMLRCHPHEGEQHSPGEHIEHLVRPLSAGLAVPLFALFSAGVAVSGGALGEVFTRPETLGVVLGLVVGKAVGIFGGTWLTARFTKASLSDELAWADVFAVATLAGIGFTVSLLIDELAFEGDATLTDEVKAAVLLGSLIAATLATVLLKIRNSRYRRMTEDEERDEDLSGVPDIYEQDDPEYHLRMAAIHERKAAEHRRIAEEKAAERAAELARLAEVAGGAGEENNRRA
- a CDS encoding phage holin family protein, producing the protein MSAPDGSPVGAERSIGQLFASATTEMSALVHDEIALAKAQLKRDVKRGATSGGAFVVAGAVLLFSLPMLNFALAYGIRTWSDWNLALCFLLSFAANVLIAVALALIGVVFAKKAKKGKGPQKVAASMKETAGVLQNAKPHPRPAPALEDRSPAALEPVARSSS
- a CDS encoding alpha/beta fold hydrolase, yielding MTDPAPTPPAQPASVARLDGPWTHRDVAANGARFHIAEMGDGPLVLLLHGFPQFWWTWRHQLPALADAGFRAVAMDLRGVGGSDRTPRGYDPANLALDITGVIRSLGEPDAALVGHDLGGYLAWTAAVMRPKLVRRLAVASMPHPRRWRSAMLADVKQTTAGSYIWGFQRPWIPERQLTADDGALVGRLIRDWSGPRLPEDDAVDMYRRAMCIPSTAHCSIEPYRWMVRSLARPDGIQFNRRMKRPVRVPTLHLHGSLDPVLRTRSAAGSGEYVEAPYRWRLFDGLGHFPHEEDPVAFSAELVNWLKDPEPDR